The proteins below are encoded in one region of Spirochaetae bacterium HGW-Spirochaetae-1:
- a CDS encoding cyclic nucleotide-binding protein encodes MGKTQKRGLMASSKHVRYFQKGERIIREGHQEQKMYIILEGNVVITLDAGGDEIEVAKLKKGDFFGEISLFEKIPRSATATAQDNVKVVFIENEDQLKEFLLKNPSFAAKMVHILAKRLAKTDKILIEEFREKNKLQAMKDMSGLHYFLD; translated from the coding sequence ATGGGGAAAACACAAAAGCGAGGATTGATGGCCAGCAGTAAACACGTTCGTTACTTTCAGAAAGGGGAAAGAATCATCCGGGAAGGGCATCAGGAACAAAAAATGTACATCATCCTGGAAGGAAATGTTGTCATTACACTCGATGCCGGTGGTGATGAAATAGAAGTCGCCAAGTTGAAAAAAGGCGACTTCTTTGGGGAAATTTCCCTTTTTGAAAAAATACCACGGAGCGCTACAGCTACAGCTCAGGACAACGTCAAGGTCGTTTTCATTGAAAATGAAGATCAACTGAAAGAATTTCTTCTTAAAAATCCCTCTTTTGCGGCAAAAATGGTACACATTCTTGCCAAGCGGCTTGCTAAAACCGACAAAATACTGATAGAGGAATTCAGGGAAAAAAACAAGTTACAGGCCATGAAGGACATGTCTGGCCTTCACTATTTTCTTGACTGA